A region from the Nonlabens sp. YIK11 genome encodes:
- a CDS encoding DUF6642 family protein, with amino-acid sequence MSELEVPITDVENFIYCLEVVADIENEETTEVLTILEDIALHQNITSIYKACDTIEGLEESLSYLLYDDHNFKDYEIIYLVLPGEANNLLINGYYYSIEEIAELFEGKMNGKVIHFANKKILDLTDEESQYFLDVTGARAISGYGHPSEKMTSAFTIDRVFFSLFYENDDLKEVVERMFYKHYQLCKLLDFRLYY; translated from the coding sequence ATGAGCGAACTGGAAGTACCTATCACCGACGTCGAGAATTTTATTTACTGCCTTGAGGTCGTGGCCGATATTGAGAATGAAGAGACGACTGAGGTGCTTACCATCCTAGAGGACATCGCACTACACCAAAACATCACCAGTATCTACAAGGCCTGCGATACCATTGAAGGACTGGAAGAAAGCTTGAGCTATCTGCTTTATGACGATCATAACTTTAAGGATTATGAGATCATTTATCTGGTATTGCCTGGCGAGGCCAATAACCTTTTGATCAATGGATATTACTATAGCATTGAAGAAATCGCCGAACTTTTTGAAGGCAAGATGAACGGTAAAGTGATTCATTTTGCAAACAAAAAGATCCTGGACCTGACTGATGAAGAATCGCAGTATTTTCTTGATGTTACCGGTGCCCGCGCGATTTCTGGCTATGGGCATCCTTCAGAAAAAATGACCAGCGCCTTCACGATCGATCGGGTATTTTTTAGCCTGTTCTATGAAAATGACGATCTCAAAGAAGTGGTGGAGCGTATGTTCTACAAACATTACCAGCTTTGTAAATTGCTCGATTTTAGGTTGTATTACTAA
- a CDS encoding PAS domain-containing protein, translated as MRYSSSQEISVSKKLDDALQKQLSNIISLAASICNVPTVILSVKSKTGFISVSRDGMLEVNEALCISIHTLLSNTSTHEVVHVSDISENEHLQEWSIPTNRPAWTSFGTCPIFSVSKKLIGALSLFDDQHRSFTSVQNEAILHLSHQAAMVLETNDALKKVQKKSKYNAEALENLVKCTGSGTWRYHLQTKKLTINEKWFELLGYNSTELKPIDFDSWKSMMHPKDVERTLRELEQFCSGDNKEYDVEFRMRHKKGTWTWIRSTGHVSKFDKDGKPLIIWGTHNDIDEKKRVELELLKEKERFELAAKATSDILWDWDVINNTIIFDESYEKVFGFKPLTKESDHSKQWQERLHPADREHVIQSLQKALESDERNWEHAYRFRKQDDTYAHVVDKAYIERNKTGIPLRVVGAFQDITLKKESELQLKVFESIINKTKDSIIITRAEPIDAPHGPEIIYVNDAVVAKTGYAKEELIGKTPRIFQGKNTDPATLKYISKKLRKWEVIDVDIINYTKDKKEYWINLSIVPVAGDDGRYKYLISVQKDITDRKIYERSLRELNEKLQKNAAELEISNSELEQFAYVTSHDLQEPLRMVTSFLTLLERKYGDVIDEKGKTYIHFAVDGAKRMRQLILDLLEYSRAGKIDEVYEEVDLNVLLKDVLKLSDRFIKEKNAVVTYDTLPVIRSFNSPLQQVFLNLINNALKYSSFDRTPSIHISAHEDDRKVVLTIEDNGIGIKQEYLEKIFVIFQRLHTKDEYTGTGIGLAITKKLMEHLGGRIWAESKEGAGSKFMIEIIKK; from the coding sequence ATGCGGTACAGCTCCAGCCAAGAAATAAGTGTTTCAAAAAAATTAGATGATGCATTGCAAAAGCAATTAAGCAACATCATCAGTTTAGCGGCTTCCATTTGCAACGTACCAACCGTAATTCTATCCGTAAAAAGCAAAACTGGATTCATTTCTGTTTCTAGAGATGGTATGCTAGAAGTCAATGAGGCACTTTGCATTTCTATTCACACATTGCTATCCAACACTTCAACTCATGAGGTCGTTCATGTTTCTGATATTTCAGAAAACGAGCATTTACAAGAGTGGTCGATACCTACCAATCGTCCAGCCTGGACATCTTTTGGCACCTGTCCTATCTTTTCCGTTTCAAAGAAATTGATAGGCGCCTTATCCTTATTTGATGATCAACATAGAAGCTTTACTAGTGTCCAAAATGAGGCTATACTCCATTTAAGCCATCAAGCAGCGATGGTGCTTGAAACTAATGATGCCTTGAAAAAAGTGCAAAAGAAAAGCAAGTACAATGCAGAGGCGCTGGAGAATTTAGTGAAATGTACCGGTTCTGGCACCTGGCGCTACCACCTTCAAACTAAAAAGCTCACCATTAATGAAAAATGGTTTGAATTACTAGGCTATAATTCTACGGAATTAAAACCTATAGATTTTGATTCCTGGAAATCCATGATGCATCCTAAAGATGTGGAGCGTACGCTTAGAGAACTAGAGCAATTTTGCTCTGGTGATAACAAGGAATATGATGTAGAGTTTCGCATGCGCCACAAAAAGGGAACTTGGACGTGGATAAGGAGTACAGGACATGTTTCAAAATTTGATAAGGATGGAAAGCCTTTAATCATTTGGGGAACTCACAACGACATTGATGAGAAAAAAAGAGTGGAACTGGAGTTGCTTAAAGAAAAAGAGCGTTTTGAACTTGCTGCCAAGGCGACCTCAGACATCCTTTGGGATTGGGATGTGATTAATAATACCATCATTTTTGATGAGAGTTATGAAAAGGTATTTGGCTTTAAGCCATTGACTAAGGAGTCAGATCATTCCAAACAATGGCAGGAACGATTGCATCCTGCAGATAGGGAACATGTCATTCAAAGTCTGCAAAAGGCTTTGGAATCTGATGAAAGAAACTGGGAACACGCCTATCGTTTTAGAAAACAAGATGACACCTATGCTCATGTGGTAGATAAAGCCTACATAGAACGTAATAAAACGGGTATACCACTCAGAGTCGTTGGGGCTTTTCAAGACATTACACTCAAGAAAGAATCTGAGCTACAGCTCAAGGTTTTTGAATCCATCATTAACAAAACTAAGGACTCCATTATCATCACAAGGGCAGAGCCTATTGATGCACCGCACGGTCCAGAAATCATTTACGTCAATGATGCCGTCGTTGCAAAAACGGGATATGCTAAGGAGGAATTGATAGGAAAAACACCTCGTATTTTTCAAGGTAAGAACACCGACCCAGCGACTTTAAAATACATCTCAAAAAAGCTAAGGAAATGGGAAGTTATTGATGTAGACATCATTAATTACACAAAGGATAAAAAGGAATATTGGATCAACTTATCCATCGTACCTGTGGCTGGTGATGATGGACGTTATAAGTATCTGATTTCAGTACAAAAGGACATTACAGACCGTAAGATATATGAACGCTCCTTGAGAGAATTAAATGAAAAGCTTCAAAAAAATGCGGCGGAATTAGAGATTTCTAATTCAGAACTCGAGCAGTTTGCCTATGTGACTTCACACGATTTGCAAGAACCGTTGCGTATGGTGACTAGCTTTTTAACGCTGCTGGAACGCAAGTATGGAGACGTTATTGATGAAAAAGGCAAAACCTACATTCATTTTGCGGTTGACGGTGCAAAGCGTATGCGCCAGCTTATCTTGGATTTGCTAGAGTATTCCAGAGCTGGTAAAATCGATGAAGTTTACGAAGAGGTAGACCTAAATGTTCTTTTAAAGGACGTCCTTAAATTGAGTGATCGCTTCATTAAGGAAAAGAATGCTGTGGTCACCTATGACACCTTGCCGGTGATACGATCTTTCAACTCACCATTGCAACAAGTCTTTCTCAACCTAATTAACAACGCGCTTAAATACAGTTCTTTTGATAGAACACCTTCCATTCACATCAGCGCCCATGAGGACGATCGCAAAGTTGTCTTAACCATAGAAGATAATGGGATTGGGATCAAGCAGGAATATCTAGAAAAGATTTTCGTCATTTTCCAAAGACTGCATACAAAAGACGAATATACCGGTACCGGTATAGGACTCGCAATCACCAAAAAATTAATGGAACACCTGGGCGGTAGAATATGGGCCGAGAGTAAGGAAGGAGCTGGAAGTAAATTTATGATTGAGATTATAAAGAAGTAA
- a CDS encoding YciI family protein, with protein MQLKILCLLASVVFINVTSGQSTPQDTTNNNPNYDASLASKLGADDYGMKSYFLVILKTGSNTTTDKALINKSFSGHLENIGKLVADGKLIVAGPMGTNDQNYRGIFILDNLGSMEEAKELLQTDPAILNNLLGYDIFAWYGSAALAEYLPLSDKIWKLKP; from the coding sequence ATGCAATTAAAAATCCTATGCCTTTTGGCCAGTGTAGTATTCATAAATGTCACATCTGGACAAAGCACACCTCAAGACACTACGAACAACAACCCCAATTACGATGCTTCCTTAGCTAGTAAACTGGGTGCCGATGATTATGGGATGAAGAGCTATTTTTTAGTAATCCTCAAAACAGGAAGCAACACTACAACCGATAAAGCATTGATCAACAAAAGTTTCAGCGGTCATCTGGAAAATATAGGTAAGCTGGTTGCAGATGGTAAACTTATCGTAGCTGGACCTATGGGCACCAATGACCAAAATTATAGGGGCATATTTATTCTCGATAATCTGGGATCTATGGAAGAGGCTAAGGAATTACTACAAACAGACCCTGCTATTCTAAACAATCTCTTGGGTTATGACATCTTTGCTTGGTACGGTTCTGCTGCCTTAGCAGAATACCTGCCGCTCTCTGATAAAATCTGGAAATTAAAGCCATGA
- a CDS encoding response regulator, with protein MQNVNILLVEDNEGDILLTTEALEEIKVANNLTVARTGEAAIDLLNEQAAGQNKQKPLPDLILLDVNLPRINGHEVLKYIKEHEDLKHIPVIMLTTSSSIDDISKSYRKHVNCYIVKPVESEEFLKAVIQIENFWFNIVKLPSKTD; from the coding sequence ATGCAAAATGTAAACATCCTATTAGTAGAAGATAATGAAGGTGACATCTTGTTGACCACAGAGGCTCTGGAAGAAATCAAAGTGGCCAATAATCTTACAGTGGCTCGCACAGGAGAAGCCGCTATAGATTTATTGAATGAACAGGCCGCAGGTCAAAACAAGCAGAAACCACTACCAGATCTTATCCTACTAGATGTCAACCTACCTAGGATCAATGGTCATGAAGTGCTGAAGTATATAAAAGAGCATGAAGATTTGAAACATATACCCGTCATCATGTTGACGACCTCATCATCTATTGATGATATTTCAAAATCCTATAGAAAACACGTAAACTGCTACATTGTCAAGCCTGTGGAATCTGAAGAGTTTTTAAAAGCGGTGATCCAAATCGAAAACTTCTGGTTCAACATCGTGAAATTACCTTCAAAAACAGATTAA
- a CDS encoding response regulator, with protein sequence MTGEQEVLIFLDINMPEMNGWQFLEALKNVRYNFPIQVAIVTSSIDPEDQKRSSTYDMVTTLLTKPVAANELQDMLQSK encoded by the coding sequence ATGACTGGAGAACAAGAAGTCCTTATCTTTCTGGACATCAACATGCCAGAAATGAACGGATGGCAATTCCTGGAGGCATTAAAAAATGTACGGTACAACTTCCCTATTCAGGTCGCAATCGTCACCTCATCCATCGATCCCGAAGATCAAAAAAGATCTTCTACCTATGACATGGTCACCACTTTATTGACAAAACCAGTAGCAGCTAACGAGTTGCAAGACATGTTGCAGTCCAAATAA
- a CDS encoding McrC family protein, producing MPRRPKYISVFEYETLTTNTARRPSKQLISKEIYKSFLDYFDANPDTPFFTLVNQGVKFQQYVGAIQIGNTTIEVLPKAGRNDNKKEWQHVLLTMLKTCHLLTAKESGSANLKLRANSVLELYFELFLNEVEALIRQGLIKKYSKQQGQQRALKGALVFSQHVSKNLVHKERFFTHHTIYSKDHLMHQILNEALCLISIISKDSQLADKMGRVRSLFPEVSRVKVNATLFERIPLSRKHKPYQKALSIAKLILLNYRPDIKAGRKDLLAIMFDMNRLWEEYVLRILRKGNDGSWHIKGQESQLFWKRKTIRPDIVLEKEGLKYVIDTKWKVIKSNKPNDADLKQMYVYNHHWDAKQSMLLYPNDGSQTHNSGKFVLPYLDMGHHSCKLGFVHVIKGSSLNPYMAKEIFELLDLK from the coding sequence ATGCCTAGAAGACCAAAGTATATATCGGTTTTTGAATATGAGACACTTACTACTAATACGGCTAGGCGTCCTAGCAAACAACTTATCTCAAAAGAGATATATAAGTCCTTTTTAGACTATTTCGACGCAAATCCTGATACCCCATTCTTCACTCTAGTCAATCAAGGCGTTAAATTCCAGCAATATGTTGGTGCCATTCAAATAGGCAACACCACCATTGAAGTCTTGCCGAAAGCTGGTAGGAATGATAATAAAAAGGAATGGCAGCATGTCTTGCTTACCATGCTCAAAACTTGTCATTTGCTCACGGCAAAAGAAAGCGGGTCAGCCAATTTGAAGCTAAGAGCTAACTCTGTTTTGGAATTATATTTTGAATTATTCCTAAACGAGGTTGAAGCGCTTATTAGACAAGGACTCATTAAGAAATATAGCAAGCAGCAAGGACAACAGAGAGCGCTTAAAGGGGCACTAGTTTTTAGCCAGCACGTCAGTAAGAATTTGGTCCATAAGGAACGGTTCTTTACACACCATACGATTTATTCTAAAGACCACCTTATGCATCAAATCTTAAACGAGGCTCTCTGTCTGATATCCATCATTTCAAAAGACTCACAACTTGCTGACAAAATGGGTCGGGTTCGTTCCCTATTTCCCGAAGTGAGCAGAGTTAAAGTAAATGCAACATTATTTGAACGTATTCCGCTTTCGCGAAAGCATAAACCCTATCAAAAAGCACTGTCCATTGCAAAACTTATTTTGCTTAATTACCGGCCTGATATCAAGGCAGGTCGCAAGGATTTGCTTGCCATCATGTTTGATATGAATAGATTGTGGGAGGAATATGTCTTGCGTATTTTGAGAAAGGGTAATGATGGAAGCTGGCACATAAAGGGACAGGAATCCCAGTTGTTTTGGAAGAGGAAAACCATTCGGCCCGATATTGTACTAGAGAAAGAGGGTTTGAAATATGTGATCGACACTAAATGGAAAGTCATAAAGAGCAACAAGCCCAATGATGCTGATTTAAAACAAATGTACGTTTATAACCACCATTGGGATGCCAAACAAAGTATGTTGTTGTATCCGAATGATGGCTCCCAAACACATAACTCAGGAAAATTTGTATTACCGTACTTAGATATGGGACATCATTCTTGCAAATTAGGATTTGTGCATGTGATTAAAGGCTCTAGCCTTAATCCATATATGGCAAAAGAGATATTTGAGTTGCTTGATCTCAAATAA
- a CDS encoding S41 family peptidase — translation MKHFIKTYFLLALLLLPFLKTQAQDCDCADSFQITKDTYEKNYSLFQYKVTDENRDLYTAHSDIMLDRAKQAKDLTECITILEKWLEFFRDGHTYIIRSENESVETHNENIPITMEEFKSNYAKSASNDNPILGIWKNAGYEVAIIPNPINNSRERDYVGVILGSTNPNWKKGDVKFELMNIFGTSYDINYLMGDHTIKQITGEQTDHGVLEIKTLSNWTKLWPKVENVKKPSEIERKFDQFHLSYVDNIPYLRLPDFYSVDPEYVDSIMQANHDRIIASEMMIVDVRDNSGGSDATYFPLLPYVLDGPVEMPSNGFWLSDDNTEYLINAMAASKGYSVEEYKQKDKQEYESFINNKGKAYFKGEGTWTFTADTIYKGPKKIIILTDEGVGSSGETFVYRANQSDRVVVYGQNTAGVVDGFNGFPLDLGCLTAVFPTSYRAPDIATNPIDPYGIAPDVYVDKEEDVLSYAIEHMKQLIKNEGTD, via the coding sequence ATGAAGCATTTTATTAAAACTTATTTTCTTTTAGCGCTACTCCTATTGCCTTTTTTAAAAACCCAAGCACAAGACTGTGACTGTGCGGACTCCTTTCAAATTACCAAGGATACCTACGAGAAAAATTATTCACTATTTCAATACAAAGTCACTGATGAGAATAGGGACCTATACACGGCTCACTCAGACATCATGTTGGACAGAGCAAAACAAGCTAAGGATTTAACGGAGTGTATCACTATACTTGAAAAATGGCTGGAGTTCTTTAGGGATGGCCATACCTATATCATTCGTTCAGAGAACGAATCTGTTGAGACCCACAACGAGAATATTCCAATCACGATGGAAGAATTCAAATCCAACTATGCTAAATCTGCTTCTAATGATAATCCCATACTAGGTATTTGGAAAAACGCAGGCTACGAGGTGGCTATTATTCCAAACCCAATAAACAATTCCAGAGAACGAGATTATGTAGGTGTCATACTAGGCAGTACAAATCCCAACTGGAAGAAAGGCGATGTGAAATTTGAGTTGATGAATATTTTTGGAACCAGTTATGACATCAATTACTTGATGGGTGATCATACCATAAAACAGATCACTGGAGAACAAACAGACCATGGCGTTCTTGAAATCAAGACACTTAGCAATTGGACAAAGCTTTGGCCAAAAGTAGAAAATGTAAAAAAGCCTAGTGAGATCGAACGTAAGTTCGATCAATTCCACCTCTCCTATGTGGACAATATACCTTATCTAAGACTTCCAGATTTCTATTCGGTAGATCCCGAATACGTAGACAGTATCATGCAAGCCAATCATGATAGGATCATAGCCTCTGAAATGATGATCGTTGACGTTAGGGATAATTCTGGAGGCAGTGATGCGACCTATTTTCCCTTATTACCTTATGTCCTGGACGGTCCCGTTGAAATGCCTTCCAATGGCTTTTGGCTCAGTGATGATAATACAGAATATCTTATCAATGCAATGGCCGCTAGCAAGGGCTATTCAGTAGAGGAATACAAGCAAAAGGACAAGCAGGAATACGAGTCTTTTATAAACAATAAAGGCAAGGCTTACTTTAAAGGTGAAGGCACGTGGACCTTTACAGCAGACACCATTTATAAAGGACCTAAAAAGATCATCATTCTAACGGATGAAGGCGTAGGCAGCTCTGGTGAAACTTTTGTTTACCGAGCAAATCAAAGTGATCGCGTGGTGGTATATGGACAAAATACTGCCGGAGTGGTCGATGGATTCAACGGCTTTCCCCTAGATTTGGGATGCCTTACTGCCGTCTTCCCTACCTCGTACAGAGCACCAGATATCGCTACAAATCCTATCGATCCATACGGTATCGCACCAGATGTTTATGTGGACAAAGAAGAGGATGTACTTTCCTATGCGATCGAGCACATGAAGCAACTTATTAAAAATGAAGGGACAGATTAG
- a CDS encoding RtcB family protein, protein MKTVTTITGKDLVDMGFPPGKWFRKAIDHINEKQLSKTEMENYLEQFRLPDPQPLFEVPVFYNMNISASNELEVENIAKVKETMDAVMRTPTVVGGSVMPDACPAGPMGTIPVGGVVAAKNAIHPGMHSADICCSVMLTDFGQADPKMILDAAQSVTHFGPGGRPRGQQFQMPDDLMEAFKTNEFLWDEKSISVAREHLGTQGDGNHFLFVGKSEKTGNTMMITHHGSRGPGARLYSKGMATAARFKELLSPQTLRQNAWIPFDTEEGQEYWSALQIIRDWTKLNHELIHDEVAKKAKATQENRFWNEHNFVFKDGDIFYHAKGATPLDAKFMPDITGPRLIPLNMSEPVLIVQGETTKTNLGFAPHGAGRNMSRSQHKRNLAHLTNEEIFAEETKGLDIRFYSNEIDISELPSAYKDADNVREQMQEFNLGRVLDKVMPYGCIMAGDWQKNAPWKKKKRHRRN, encoded by the coding sequence ATGAAAACAGTTACAACAATTACTGGAAAAGATTTAGTAGACATGGGTTTTCCTCCTGGAAAATGGTTTAGAAAAGCCATCGACCATATCAATGAAAAACAACTTTCTAAAACCGAGATGGAAAATTATCTAGAGCAGTTTAGGTTGCCAGATCCTCAACCACTATTTGAGGTGCCTGTTTTTTATAATATGAACATTAGCGCTTCTAATGAATTGGAAGTAGAAAATATCGCCAAAGTCAAAGAAACTATGGATGCGGTCATGCGCACACCAACTGTCGTTGGTGGTTCTGTAATGCCTGATGCATGTCCTGCGGGACCTATGGGAACGATTCCCGTAGGTGGTGTGGTAGCGGCTAAAAATGCGATCCACCCAGGGATGCATAGTGCAGATATTTGCTGCTCGGTCATGTTAACGGACTTCGGTCAAGCAGACCCTAAGATGATTCTGGATGCTGCACAATCTGTGACGCATTTCGGTCCTGGCGGTCGTCCTCGTGGGCAGCAATTCCAAATGCCGGATGATTTGATGGAGGCTTTTAAAACCAATGAATTTCTTTGGGATGAAAAATCCATCTCGGTCGCTCGCGAGCATTTGGGTACTCAAGGTGATGGGAATCATTTCTTGTTTGTCGGCAAGTCAGAAAAAACCGGTAATACCATGATGATCACGCACCACGGCTCTAGAGGTCCTGGAGCAAGATTGTACAGCAAAGGCATGGCTACAGCAGCTCGTTTTAAGGAATTGCTGTCGCCTCAAACCTTACGCCAAAATGCTTGGATTCCTTTTGATACCGAAGAAGGACAAGAGTATTGGAGTGCGCTACAGATCATACGCGATTGGACAAAATTGAATCACGAGTTGATTCATGACGAGGTGGCTAAAAAAGCAAAGGCGACCCAGGAAAACAGATTCTGGAACGAGCATAACTTTGTCTTCAAGGATGGAGATATCTTCTACCATGCAAAAGGTGCAACACCTCTAGACGCCAAGTTCATGCCGGATATCACAGGACCTCGATTGATTCCATTGAATATGTCAGAGCCTGTGTTGATCGTTCAAGGAGAAACGACTAAAACCAACTTAGGCTTTGCGCCTCATGGAGCTGGTAGAAATATGAGCAGATCACAGCATAAACGTAATTTGGCACACCTGACAAACGAAGAAATCTTTGCGGAAGAAACCAAAGGATTGGATATCCGATTCTACTCTAACGAAATTGATATTTCAGAACTTCCTAGTGCCTACAAGGATGCAGACAACGTACGTGAGCAAATGCAGGAATTCAACCTAGGCAGGGTGTTGGACAAAGTGATGCCTTATGGCTGTATCATGGCAGGAGACTGGCAAAAAAACGCCCCTTGGAAGAAAAAGAAACGCCATCGTAGAAATTAG
- a CDS encoding helix-turn-helix transcriptional regulator: protein MALNKNALIRYKTIDKCLQNNMRDWTLEDLIDACSDALYDLAGKDVNVSKRTIQLDLQHMRGDALGYNAPIEVYEKKYYRYSDPDYSITNIPLTENDMSVLSETMDMLKQFQDFSLFDEFKGVFQKLEDKIYTQRHHKAAVIHLDKNANLKGLELLDELYQAILKEVVLDLMYQSFKAHAPSMIKFHPQLLKEYNNRWFIVGMRDENDKILTLALDRILGVDYDFKSRYKSAHLDADAYYEHTIGVTVLSNRELQDVVFRVDRDNAPYVVTKPFHHSQKILEEHDDGSVTFQIHAHLNYELERLLLGFGESLEVIGPKRLRRRMRSKFKKALQSYE from the coding sequence ATGGCACTGAATAAAAATGCACTGATACGTTATAAAACTATTGATAAGTGTTTGCAGAATAACATGCGGGACTGGACGCTTGAGGATCTGATCGACGCTTGTAGTGATGCCTTGTATGATCTGGCAGGAAAGGATGTGAACGTGAGTAAACGAACCATACAGCTCGATTTACAGCATATGAGAGGAGATGCGTTGGGTTATAATGCTCCCATAGAGGTGTATGAAAAGAAATATTACCGGTATTCTGATCCTGATTATAGCATCACCAATATCCCACTTACCGAGAATGATATGAGTGTGCTGTCAGAGACTATGGATATGCTCAAGCAATTTCAGGATTTCTCCTTATTTGACGAGTTTAAAGGCGTCTTTCAAAAATTAGAGGATAAGATCTATACCCAGCGGCACCATAAGGCCGCTGTGATACATTTGGATAAGAATGCAAACCTTAAAGGATTGGAATTGCTGGATGAATTGTATCAAGCGATCTTAAAGGAAGTGGTTCTCGATTTGATGTACCAGTCGTTTAAAGCCCATGCACCATCGATGATTAAATTTCATCCACAGTTGTTGAAGGAATATAACAACCGCTGGTTTATCGTCGGTATGCGGGATGAGAATGATAAGATCCTGACGCTTGCGCTGGATCGCATTTTAGGGGTTGATTACGATTTCAAATCCCGTTACAAATCGGCACATCTTGATGCAGATGCTTATTATGAGCATACCATAGGCGTTACCGTTCTTTCCAACCGGGAATTACAGGACGTTGTTTTTAGAGTAGATCGAGATAATGCGCCTTATGTGGTGACCAAACCTTTCCATCATAGTCAAAAGATTCTTGAAGAGCATGATGATGGTAGTGTCACCTTTCAAATACACGCCCATTTGAATTATGAATTGGAGCGTTTATTATTGGGATTTGGTGAAAGCTTAGAAGTCATTGGCCCCAAACGTTTGCGTCGTAGAATGCGCAGTAAATTTAAGAAGGCTCTGCAATCGTACGAGTAA
- a CDS encoding response regulator: MRPKSLNYKILIVEDNKGDLLLIQEYLDEYFISSNLVTAKTFAETKDILQSTPNTFDIILLDLSLPDLDGMSLLGQMVPLVGDAPIVILTGYANVPFSSLTLGQGASDYLLKDELTPFSLYKSVVHNIERKKHVQEIENSREEYTDLFQLSPQPLIIYNTNDMSIIKVNDAACHLYGYTMEEFSRLDLLDIRPASEESYLRQEFEKVTQSDMKSQTYVGVFKHQKKNGEVFTVEVFSNPASRVNENVRVSLINDVSEKLNYIQKIEDQNARLKDIAWVQSHIVRSPLSRIMALVNLLSEENIEPKEREFILEKISESSQELDHIIHDITEKASQLKQEES; encoded by the coding sequence ATGCGTCCCAAATCATTGAATTATAAAATTCTAATTGTTGAAGATAATAAGGGCGATTTACTCCTCATTCAAGAATATCTAGATGAATATTTTATAAGTTCCAACCTAGTTACTGCCAAAACTTTTGCCGAAACCAAAGACATTTTACAGTCAACACCAAATACATTTGACATCATCCTACTGGACCTCTCGTTGCCAGATCTTGACGGCATGTCATTGCTGGGGCAAATGGTACCTTTAGTAGGTGATGCGCCTATCGTCATTCTTACCGGATATGCAAATGTTCCTTTTAGTTCATTGACTTTAGGTCAAGGAGCGTCTGATTATTTACTTAAAGATGAGTTGACACCATTTTCCCTTTATAAATCTGTAGTACATAACATTGAACGTAAAAAACATGTTCAGGAAATTGAAAATTCCCGAGAAGAGTATACTGATTTATTCCAATTGAGTCCGCAACCGTTGATTATTTACAACACCAACGACATGTCCATTATCAAAGTGAACGATGCCGCTTGCCATTTGTATGGATATACTATGGAAGAGTTTTCTCGTTTGGATTTATTAGATATAAGACCAGCGTCTGAAGAGTCGTATTTAAGACAGGAATTTGAAAAAGTCACGCAAAGCGACATGAAGTCGCAAACCTATGTTGGAGTTTTCAAGCATCAAAAAAAGAACGGTGAGGTATTCACTGTAGAAGTATTCAGTAATCCTGCCTCACGCGTGAATGAAAATGTGCGTGTATCATTGATCAATGATGTGTCAGAAAAACTCAATTATATCCAAAAGATAGAAGATCAAAACGCTCGTTTAAAAGATATTGCCTGGGTACAATCGCATATTGTTAGATCACCACTTTCAAGAATCATGGCACTGGTCAACTTGTTGTCTGAAGAAAATATCGAGCCCAAAGAGCGCGAATTTATTCTAGAAAAAATATCAGAATCCAGTCAGGAGCTGGATCACATCATTCATGATATTACAGAGAAAGCATCTCAATTAAAACAGGAAGAATCATGA